The genomic window CCGTTATCCCCTCAAGACCGCAGACCTTTGCCACCTCCCGAAGTTTCTTCTTGCCTTGTTTATTATGTTTCTTGTGTGATAAGAAAATTTAACCTAAGGTCTCCTCCCTCTTAGCAAATGTCAGGTGTATAGTTCAACATTGTCAGTTACAGAACCTGGGCTACATAGTAGATTCCCAGAACTTACTTACTTGCAtgactgaaactttgtacccttccTTTGACTTATTGTCTCCCCTGTTCCTCCTGCCCCAAGCTCTTGGAAGGCACAATTcttgtctctgcttctgtgaattCGATTATTTTAGATTGCATATATAAGGGAGAGCATATgggatttgtatttctttgtctggcttatttcacttagcacaatgtgtATCAGGTCTATCCATGTCGCCACGattggcaagatttctttcttttaaaagactgaataatattctggggtgtgtgtgtgtgtgtgtgtgtgtgtgtgtgtcaccagtttgcattcccaccaacaggatcccttttctgcacatctttgctgacacatctttttttttttttttaaataatagccaccctaacaggtttgaggtgattttgatttgcatttccctgttgatgagtggtgttgagcacctttttatatACCTgtgggccatttgtatgtcttttttgggggagacgtctattcaggttctttgcccatttttaaatcagattatttgcttttccactattgagttgtatgatctcctatattttttagatattagccccttatcagatacatgatttgcagatattttcttccattccgcAGGCTGCCTTTTCAATTTGTTGATTGTGTCCTGGGCTGTGcagaagagggtttttttttttcttctttttttctaggttgGATTAGTTTGATGCAATCTCGCTTGTTGATTTTTGGttctgttgcttgtgctttggcGTCgcatccaaaaaaaaatcattgccaagaccgcTATCAAGAAGCTTTTCCCCTACGTTTTTTGTAGAAGTTTTATGGTCTTATTTAcagttaagtctttaatccactttgagttgatttttgtgtatggtataaggcCCCAAgtgcattcttttgcatgtggataccccattttcccagcaccatttattgaagagcccattctttccccattttctaTTTTTGGCACCCTTATTGGAAGATTACTTGACTGTATAGGCGTGGGTTTATTTCGGGGCTCTCTAATCCATTCCATTGGaatatatgtctgttttttatgccagtaccagactatcttgattactgtggctttgtaatataattcaCAATCAGGCAgcgtgatacctccagctttgttcttgctcaagattgctttgactcggggcgcctgggtggcgcagtcggttaagcgtccgacttcagccaggtcacgatctcgcggtccgtgagttcgagccccgcgtcaggctctgggctgatggctcggagcctggagcctgtttccgattctgtgtctccctccctctctgcctctcctccgttcatgctctgtctctctctgtcccaaaaataaataaacgttgaaaaaaaaaattaaaaaaaaaaagattgctttgactattcggggtccTTTGTAGTTCCGTAGGCATTTGAGGATTATTTTGGCTAAggctgtgaaaaatgccattgggttTTGATAAAGGTTGCACTGAATTCATAGATTGTTTTgtgtagtgtagacattttaacaatgttagtTCTTCCGATTCACGCACATAagatatctttgcatttatttgtgtcttcaatttctttcatcagtgttttacagtaatcagtatacagatcttttaggCTTATTTACAAATTGATTTGtgagtactttattcttttttgatggtaacgtaaatgggattgttgtatttacttttcagatagcttattgttagtgtatagaaatgcaactgatttttgtccTATGTTGATTTTTGAATTCTGCAACTTTACCGAAAGTGGTTTAGTCGAGTCTGTAGGGTTTTCTCCGCGTAAGACTGTGTCCTCCCcaaacaattttacttctttctttctgatttggatgccttttatttcttttcttgcctaaatGCCCTGGCTAGGACtgtcaatactatgttgaataaaagtggtgagagtgagcgtctttgccttgttcctgatcttacaggaaaagcgTTCAAATCCTTCACCATTGAATtcgatgttagctgtgggctcgCCATACacggtctttattatgttgagctaCGTTCCTTCCATACTTAATATGTGGAGAGTTTTAAtcgtgaatggatgttgaatttctgtcagatatttttctgcatctatcgaCATGACCGTGATTTTTATCTATCATTCTATTGATGTGATGTCACCTTGTTGGATTTGGGGAATCCTCACAGGGATAAATCCTGCTTCCATCGCAGGCATAAATCCTGACattggcatatgatttttttcatgtgctgttgaatttggtttgctagtgttttataggatgtttgcatttctgttcatcagagatattgtggtgtctttgtctgtggtgtccttgtctgCCTTTGGTATCAGGTTCATggtggccttgtaaaatgagtttggaaagtGGGCCCTCCTCTTCAACTTCTGAAAGAGTTTGAAATGGATTggcatcctttttaaaaaatttttttaggggcgcctgggtggcgcagtcggttaagcgtccgacttcagccaggtcacgatctcccggtctgtgagttcgagccctgcgtcaggctctgggctgatggctcagagcctggagcctgtttccgattctgtgtctccctctctctctgcccctcccctgttcatgctctgtctctctctgtcccaaaaaaaaataaataaacgttgaaaaaaaaaattttttttaaatttttttaatgtttacttatttttgagagagagagagagagagagagagacagagtgtgagtggaggaggggcagagagagggagacacagaatccaaagacaggctccaggccctgagctgtcagcatagtgcccgacgcggggctagaactcatgaaccgtgagatcatgacctgagctgaggtcagatgcctaaccgactgagccacccaggagcccctggatcgGTACCctttttaaatgcttggtagaactTAACCAGCGAAACCATCTGTCGCTTGGGTTTTCTTTGTTAGGTGGTTTTTGTTGTAGTCTCAATCTACTTGTTATTGATCTgtcagactttctatttctttatgattcagcctggtaggttgtatgtttctagaaatgtatccatttcttctagattctCCAATTTGTTGACACGTAATCGTTCATAGtggtctcttatgatcctttgtatttctgtgttacCAGTTACGTCTTTCCTTTCGCCTagtcttctgtctctttctgagtCGAACTAAGGCTTtgattttgtttaccttttcgaaaagattttgtcattttctgtttgttgtctgtttctatgtattgtcttttgttttcctggtCTCTGTtgcatttgtttctgcttttttcttcattatttccttccttccaccaacTTTGGGCTTtgtctgttcttctttttctagttccttaataCATAAAggtaggttatttatttgagatctttcttttttcttcacgcGGGGTGGTTATCACTGTGCACTTTCCCCTAAGAACTGCCTCTGCCACCATCCCCTAGTTTGGGTATGTTGTATTTGCATTGCCATTCATCTCGagcattttgtattttactttgactttttctttgacccattggtggTTCAGGAGTGTTATTTAGTTTCTACATATTTGTTAATCTTCCAGTTTTCCTCCCATTTGGTTTCTATTTTGACACGGTCAGCAAAGACACTTAATATGATTTCAGTCCTCTTAAATTTGTGAAGACTTACTTTGCGGCATAATGTGTGATCGATACTGGAGAAGATTTCATgtgcattaatatttaaatatttaatattttaataaattaagtattaacatcaattaattaatattgattaaatattaatgtattaaacattatattaatattataattacatattactattaattaaatgtttaatattttaatgtgtattctgttgctctTGAATGTTTTGTAtgtgtctgttaagtccattttaTTTATAGTGCTGTTCAAGtctgtgtttccttcttgattttatatCTGGAGGATCTATCTATTGTTGAAAGCGGGATACAGAAGTCCCCTATTATTACTATCTATGTCTCCCTTCAGTTCTCTTAATAGATGGTAGATATATTTAGGTCCTCCAATGTCGGGTGCGTATATACTTACAATTATTGCATCCGCTTTGGTGACTTGGCCCTTGTATCATTATATAGTGACTTCCTTTGCCTCTCAAGACAGTTTCTAAGTTGAAGTCAGTTTTGTCTGATGTAAATACAGCTActtctgctctcttttggtttccatttgcatggaacgTACTTTTGTATCCTTCACTTTTGGCCTGTGTGCATCACGAAGGCTAAAGATGTATTCTTTTCCCCAAAAGAGAACAGTTTGTAAAAATGGGGCCCTTGGACTTGAATTTCCTTGTTGATTGCCTCtgtattctcctttctctttgttgGGATAAACTTAAATTCATTGACATTTCTGGAGGATGTTTCTATCACTGGATGTTTCCCAAAGTCTTGTAAAAGCAGCTGTAGTTGACTATTTCAcccatttggcaaatatttattgagcccctactaCGTGCAAGATCATTTGTTCAAGAGGAAGCTGATACTCACAGTTAGAAGATGTATCCAACTTAAATATCAGCTCTTATGCTGCCCGACTTGTCTTAGCAGATTGCTTTTCCAGAATAACTACTGTAATCAGTCCCTATTTTCGAGGGTTTCCACgtgatattcatttattcacttatttaacaatttttactGCTTCAGCCccttatgttctttaaaaaaaatttttttgtttatttgttattgagagacagagagagacagaacatgagcaggggaggggcagagagagagggagacgcagaatccgaagcagctccaggctctgagcggtcagcacagagcccgacgcagggatcgaactcccaaaccacgagatcatgacccgagcccaagtcggtcacttaaccggctgagccactgcGGCACCCCTCACTTTATGTTCTTATTTAACAATTTGTATTCCTTAAGCATCTTGTGGTTCTCACCACCCTATCTAGCAGGgattaaatattgaataaaacaCGCTGGGTATCTACCCTAAAGTAGTTTGCATTCTGGATGGAGAGAAAAACATCAGGAAAGGtaacatattatttattacaGGAGGGCTTCTGTCTGGCTTCTGTCATTATATGATGATTAAAAATAGGGTGAGTATAATATGTAAACAGAATATAGATTGCAAGGGAGAGGACTGTGGCCTCTGTATAAATGTCTTTGatgtgacatttaagctgaggcCGACCTCAAGAAAGAGACAATCTTGGAATACACAAAAACTAagcatggaaaaaataaaacaaaaaattagacaCATTCCCTACCTTTGAGGAGGCTAGACTCAATAGACAAATCACTTGCAATCTGTCACCTGTCAAAAGTTgtttaacaaatacttttttcagTGATAATAgggatgattttaaaaaatgattttaactgTTAGTATTCCCATAAacactaaaagcaaaaattaaaagagatgcttatttttttctaatagtctTCATAGTAATAGTGGTTTAAACAATGACTTTTTTAGAGGATCAAAAATCCCAAGTTATTCTGGAAGTTTGCATTTACCAATGAAAGGTTTGATCTGGCATCTGGTTGATGAAAGACATATTTCTAAGAAAGTCATCTTTATTAATTGGCCAAAATAActatattctttgtattttaaaatatgtctaatTGAAATTCTAAGACgatgccttttgtttttcctaaggGATATTTGCTTAAGATCACATCCAAACgttttagaaaacataaatagatcTGTTTCACCtctctaaaaatattcttttgccatttttgaCGTAGAGATGCCCAATGTGGGaagaaaatattatcattatGAAAATTACACTCTTATTGCTAATGATTACTTACCGGTAAGGAAGGATCAAGGCAAAGAGGtctgcctgctctgtgcccaaCGACTGCTCAGACGGAAGAGGACAAAATGTGGACTCACTGATGCTTGGGGAGAAAGGGAGCCCCCGAGGGGTGAGCAGGCCCCCCGCGGAAGCATCATCAAAGGGCTTATCCTGGGTCTCCGTTCTTTTTGGTCTCCGCTCTTTCCAATCGTAAGGCCATTCCACAGAGAATGCTGTGCAGCCACGAGAAGCAGAGCAAATAACTCCATTTTCCAAGTGGCCAcctgaaatatttgttttatctgtTACATAGTCAATGTTAGTAAAACGAAAAATGTTTCTGGCTTACGAATTTCCTTGATGACGGTGTTCATGagggttttcttcttccttcttctccccttccatcttctgttttctttttcttttcttcctccttctctttcttttccaaaagttTACTCATGTTTCAACAATGCCCTGAATCAATTGATTCCGTTAAGTCACAATTCCTGGTTCGTatttggacacattttttttttatataaatttttactgACACACATAATGATTTCTTATAAATCACTTGATGCTTTCAGGCAAGTTGACTTTTGCTAAATTGAATGGCTAGACTCGAAATATTTCATCACTTATTACAAATAGATACTAGCTTTTATTGCCAGAGCCGTGGGTCTGGGAGAATtattaataaatggaaatacaagtAAGGGCTTATGCTATAAATGATCAATTTAGCTCTTCTGAAAGTCGTCCACATTAAACTGGGCTCCACAACTGCATAATTCCTATTGCGAGCTTGTCTCATTTATTCCGTAGTATTGTGATGTCACCAATAAATGGCTTCATTGTAATAAGCACAAAGATAAGGTAGTTTTCATATATAGCATTCATTCCCAATTTGGTGATCTGCTTCAGGTAATATCATCTCACCGTAATTGTACCTTTGCACGCAAATGTATTGAAACTcactttaaggggcgcctgggtggcgcagtcggttaagcgtccgacttcagccaggtcacgatctcgcggtccgtgagttcgagccccgcgtcaggctctgggctgatggctcggagcctggagcctgtttccgattctgtgtctccctctctctttgcccctcccccgttcatgctctgtctctctctgtcccagaaataaataaaaaaaaacgttgaaaaaaaaaattaaaaaaaaaaaagaaactcactttgaaatttttttaatgtttatttagttttgaaggagagagagagaggtgggggggcggggggggacagagcacgagcaggggaggggcaaggagagagggagacagaatcggaagcaagctccaggctctgagctgtcagcacagagcctgtggggctcgaactcacagtctgtgagatcgtgacctgagcgaagtcggacgcccaaccgactgagccacccagccgcccctgacACTCACTTTTAGAATACTCTGCAGCCACGGTCATAAGAAAAGACGTTCTTCTGGtgcttatgtttgttttgttcactttgTCCAGACGTGGATGTCATCGAGTGCTCCTTGCAGTTCCCGGATGACGAGTACTCCTGGTGGGACCTCTTCATGAAGATCTGTGTCTTCGTCTTCGCCTTCGTGATCCCTGTCCTCATTATCATCATCTGCTACACCCTGATGATCCTGCGCTTGAAGAGCGTGCGTCTCCTCTCTGGCTCCCGAGAGAAAGATCGTAACCTCCGTCGGATCACCAGGCTGGTCCTGGTGGTGGTGGCGGTCTTTATCATCTGTTGGACCCCCATTCACATCTTCATCCTTGTGGAGGCCCTGGGGAATGCCTCTCACAGCACCGCTGCCCTCTCTAGCTATTACTTCTGCATCGCCTTGGGTTATACCAACAGCAGCCTGAACCCCATTCTCTATGCGTTTCTGGATGAAAACTTCAAGCGGTGTTTTAGGGACTTCTGCTTTCCAGTTAACATGAGGACGGAGCGACAGAGCACCAGTAGAGTCCGAAACGCGGTTCAGGATCCTGCTTACATGAGGGATGTTGATGGGACAAATAAACCAGTATGACTAGTCGTGGAGATGTCTTCCTACGGTTCTTCGGGAAGAGAAGAGTTTAATGATCTAGGGTTAACTCAGATCAGCACCGAAGTCTGAGATGGAAAGGTAGAATCTTTAACAAACTTTTAGAAGTCTCGTGGTCTGAAGTCCTACGATGCTGGCTGGGTTAGCGACCCAGGTCAGCGGAAGCATCGAGGCTGTAGGGATGGAGTGGAGAAGACTTGAGTAAGCAAATCCAGCCCCTTTCTAGGGCAGGGAAGCACGGCTGATTCTGAGTTCCTTTCATGGACAAAGAAGCCTTTTCTCTTCTGGTTACCTAAATTTAGTCCGGGCCCCACCTGCTGCGGCCTTCCCATGCAACGCGGTTCCAGAAGCTCTGTTGAGGAAAAAAGACAGGACAAGACAGCACCTTGGTTTCAGAGCTCAGTGGGCCTCCAATCCAGATGCTTGACGTTGACGACGACCACCTGAATACAAACAAGGACCGTTCCTAGGGCACGTGCCCCTCTCGCTTGATGCTTTGTGGACGCACTTCACGGGGCTGTGCGGTGAGGATTCCGGCGgaggcagggctcagacccacaccTGAGGTGTCTGCTTACGTATAACAGGAAGTTACCTTGATACGTATGAAGTTACTTTCAACAGACCAAAGGTGGTTTCCAACCGAGTTTAGTTTCTTAGAAGCCACAGTCGGTTTTTCAGCATGCCATTCAGCTAAATAATTTCATGACAACGCGTGTCTTCAAATACCACCAAGAATGTATATAACTACACCTGTAAATAATAGTAGATACAGGCGAGTAAGAAATGGGCTTGCCTTCCAGCCAGCCACTCTCCCGAGGGCATACTAACACAAATCCCCTGAGTTAGAGCTGATGCTGAGACATTTGGGGACAACATAAGCTTCTTTCTGGGAGTTGGTCAGGTGCCGTCTTTTTCAGACCCGTGAGTGCCATTTAGTCCTTCAACGGTACTCACAACGCACGTATTAATCAATTATGAAATATGGTACTCATTCCCCGGTTGTTGACTTGGCAGAATCTAATCTACATGCAGCGTCTCTTCGTGAATATATAGCTGCtaccaaattctctctctccggggagggagggggtcttGCCCTTGTTAATCTTGGGCTAGGATCGTGTGGCCTTCAGCAGGAAGTAGAAACGTTCCGAAGTGTGGGCTGAACGAGGACGTGATGTCCCCCGTGGTGCTTGGACACAACCTTGCACTGTGTTCTGTGAGGAGTATACCAGCTGAGGATAATGTCGTGGGCAGCACATTTAGGATAATTTGGCCAAAACTTCCAGATGACAtagtctcctttctttccccctgaAACTTACGATTTCAGAGGTAATGGCTTTTTCTGTAATTTGCCTGggcagaagaaatggataagttaGAAATAACACCCAATCTCTTCTATGTTCCTAGGGCAGCATCCCCTGGAATTTAGTGGGAAATCAAATGTATCAGCCTTCGTGCTCATAGGCACCATCACAGTAGTCTTTTCCGTTCATGGTGTACTTTCTGTCTTGTGTATATACTCTCTCCTTTTGGAAACAAATCTTGCCCTGAGGGTTTTATATTATGGCTTCAGAATTTTACTACAgtgatatttgtgtatattccAGATTTCCATGGCATCTAATAGATGACGTAAGGCAGAAAGGCAAGGTTCCTAATGAACACGAAGTATTCCTTTGAGGGCTTcttaaatttcattgattttctctggtGGCTTTGTATTCCTATAACAAAATGTAGGTAGGAAGGGCTTAAATATTGATTGGCATTCGCCGTATGGTTAAAAATCGTGGCTATCATATGGGAGGGGTATTTATACAGAGAGTAGTTCCAGAAACAAACCCTACTGGtgtgagaaatataaaaatctctttaCGGAACACTAAGACCCGGGAGGGTTTCTTGAAGGATTCTTAAGTGGTGCAAAAATATAATAGAGACACAATCATGGAATGAAATTACAGTAATGGGTTTTCTTTCAATTAGCACCCCGTGTGCCCTTATGGCATCTATGGCCATTATTGGATTCTGAATTTTAGCCAGATTATCCTGCTCTTTTTTATGTCTAAGTTTGCAGCCCAAGAAGTAGCTCTAAGTGCCCATGAGGGCTGTACAAATTTCTCTATTATTGTGGGCACCAATTGCCGCAaactggaagaggagagagagtggcTTGTCATTTTAGGGCACTACTTTAAAGGATGAAAAAGTGAGTCATATATATTGGGAAAAATACCACTTACACAAAAGTATTTACTTGTcaaaagtgtgtatgtgtgcacacgtgtgcatgtgtgagtaATTACATGGGCGTATGTGTCTTTGTGTGcataagtgtgtgcatgtgcttgacggtgtgtgcatgcatatgtgaaAGTGTGAGTATATCTCTGCatgcctgcctgtgtgtgtgcatgtatgtgaatgtgtatatatgtttgtgtatgtgagtgtttgtgagtatatgtgtgtgtgtgatcatgtgtgcatgcatatgcacatgcgtgtgtgtgtgataatGTATGTTTGTGTCCTGCTGTCCCATCACAGCGAGGAGGGCACTCTGTCTGCTATGTCTCTTTGAGACCAGAATTGTGTGTATCTAATCTCGAGGTCAGCTCTACCTAAACTCCCATCTTCCCACCCTGGTGACTTCTGGAAGGTCAAATCTAGTGAGGGGgtcataaaaaaaatagagagaaatgAAACATCCACGCAGGATGCATCAAGGAGGGTGAAAACGTAGAATTCTAACTGGAAGGAGACTGGAACCACCATTAATGTCTCAGAAATACTCCAGAATCTAAGGGCTCCCCTTTGCAAAGAACATAAGTCAAAACTCAAAGCATAATACTAAAAAAGAAGCAGTTTGGAAAACTAGTTTTGAAAAACATGAGGGAATATTCACGTAAATCCTAAGAAAGTTGTTCCATTCTGTGATGAATTACCGAGAAATACAAGTTCTTGAGTCTGCAGACCCATTATCAGAAAATTTATAGATGTTTCATCTAGTATTGGGACATAATAAGATAAATGGGCTGGAACAAAAGGAATGCATTggagggcgcccgggtggctcagtcggtgaagcgtctgattcttgattttggctcaggtcatgatctcacggtttgtgggtttgagccctgtgttgggctctgctctgacagcaaggagcctgcttaggattctctctctctccttctgcccttcccctgcttgtgctttctctgtctctctcaaaataaatacacttttaaaaaaaggaatacactGGCTTTAAATGAgatgtttttaaggaaaaactaTGACAAGGCTGTATGTCCATCCAAtgagatttattctcttaacaagAGCTGTTTGGCAGATTCAGCATAAATATGAAAATCCCACCCCTGAAGGACATAAACCTGTTTGTCTTAAGGCCGTTTTCTTCTCTGAAACAAAAGTATACTCATATATTCTTCagtgtatattatttatatcttgcAATTTTGGAAGGTGATAAGTATGCATTGTATATAAGATTGTGTGCcttgtggaaaaataaaaattgcacctGCTCAAAACACAGTGGTCAATTACTGTGAtatatcatttcttctttaatggcTTTGATGATGCTGTACTTCAGAACAATGTTAActgtttctcaaaactaaaaacaatcgCCTTGATTTTCCATCCATGACAATGTCGTGGGTATTTAATGGAAAGGAACAGAATGTAAGAATCTAAACCGTGATCTTGAATTCCAAAACCTACCAATCCCTCAGAATTCATGGCTTTCCACAGTAATGCTGTCAAGATTCCAGAATCAGTGTCACACATGGCCTTCCTCATGGAAAACCACtttttcattatggaaaatattCAGAATGAAACTGTcccatcaataaaaaaaaaagaaatcaaactctccttccttgcttccaAAACAGTATGGCTGCACTACTATCGTGAATTACCTGTTTCTAAACCTCATGGCATTTGCACGCATAAACaaaggtttgtgtgtgtgtgtgtgtgtgtgtgtgtgtaagtggaaACACACTTAGGGAaagggaggtaaaaaaaaaaaaaggatgcctcTAGCTAATTGAGGAGAACACACTAGCAAGTCctactttcatttaaaatagccaaTTTCTTTCTAGTATTTATCTTTGATTTGATAACACAATTTCCTTGGGGATTGGAGCTCAATATGCCATAAGTTTCAGGCATTACGATACCTTCTCTCTGTAATTAATTTGCTGCATGATACATTCCTATGGATAGTCACTAGGTTTGTGGGAACTAGTGATAACAcgaaacaaacaaatattaaaaaattttgcgAAAGCTGTTGCTTGAGAGGATGTTTGTATTTGTGT from Lynx canadensis isolate LIC74 chromosome F2, mLynCan4.pri.v2, whole genome shotgun sequence includes these protein-coding regions:
- the OPRK1 gene encoding kappa-type opioid receptor isoform X2, giving the protein MKTATNIYIFNLALADALVTTTMPFQSTVYLMNSWPFGDVLCKIVISIDYYNMFTSIFTLTMMSVDRYIAVCHPVKALDFRTPMKAKIINICIWLLSSSVGISAIVLGGTKVREDVDVIECSLQFPDDEYSWWDLFMKICVFVFAFVIPVLIIIICYTLMILRLKSVRLLSGSREKDRNLRRITRLVLVVVAVFIICWTPIHIFILVEALGNASHSTAALSSYYFCIALGYTNSSLNPILYAFLDENFKRCFRDFCFPVNMRTERQSTSRVRNAVQDPAYMRDVDGTNKPV